Part of the uncultured Desulfobacter sp. genome, ACAAAATTTCTAAAAGGGGGAATACCATGAAGAGAATACCTAATAAAATACTTCCAGAGTTTGAAAAAGCCACAGGGATAAAGGCCCGCTTTATAAGTGCTTATCTCAGCGATCGAGACCCAGCAATGCCGGGCCGCAAAAGGTGCATAGCCCTTGCCAAAGCGAGCAAAAATCTCGGTTACAATTTCACAGCCTCAGACTGGATGTTTAATCCTGAAAAAATCAAACAAGCCCTAATCAACCAAGCATCCCCAAAGGATGCGGCCTGAATATATCTTGGGACATCTTGCCAAACCACAAGAATGTAATGGGAAAATCTAATGATGGATTTTGAAGCATTGAAAGACGCGATCACAGACATTCTCAGTCACCACCAGATGGCCGTCAGCAAGGTCGGTGCAAAGCATGTCTTTGCCGTGCTCAAAAAAGGACAGTCCACAGGTTACAACGAAATGAACCCGGCCTTTGCCATGGAGCGTATTGAGTTCATGGCCCGGCCGGAAGCAGACCGGCCCGCCCAGACACATAAATTGGATCTGGTGGACTTTATGCTGGGCATGGTCATGACCAAAGATGTGACCCCGCTCATCTTGTTAAATAGTTTTTTCAATATCATCAGCTTCCAGCCGCCGGATGTCACATTAGACGAGGCCGGTCTTTTAGAACTCCTGCAGCGTGTCAACAAAGAATATTTTGATGTGAACAATGAGGTGATGGACAGGCTCAAGGACGGCGTATTTGACTGTGAAGACGCCAAAGTGGTGAGCAAAGAGTCCATGCACCTTATCAACGTAGGCGCCCAGTTAAAATATTTCTCAGACAAGAAAATTTCGGAAACAAGCGGTTATGCCGCAACAATGGAGAACCGGTAATGAATATTTTAAGGCAGATGATTGTGAAGCAAACCAATGGCAAATATGCGCTCTGGGATGATGAAGAACAATCCTTTGACAGGTTCAATTGCGAGACGCCTGGAGAGATTTTGGATTATCTCATTCAACGGGTCCATGGAATTCTGCTTTCAAGCATAGCGAGCCATGCCAATGATGACAGCCAATTTAAAATGGCCTTGGCTGAATTCAAAGACAAAAATGGCTTAGACACATCCGCAAGAGACAGCGCAGGTCCTTCCTATCCCCCATTCGCATACCGGTAAAGAATCCGGTAATAAATATATTCTTGGCATGAGTTGGAAGGGCTTCTGAACGTTGATCAGTTAGAACATCAGCACATCACCTGCACCATTGCTGCGCACACGGGATGCCATCATTATCCCCATCCATTTTTGTATTTGGACAGTTTCTCAAAAAATAGGTTGCTTCTGCACAAAACGTCATTTGAGAACAATGTGTTCGCCCATCACATCTGAATTGTTGATTAAGCACATTGGACGTAGAAATACTTGATTTTGCTGGTGCGGAAATGTTTACGCTGGACAAATTTGAAATTTGGGATGTGACGGACGATATTCCACCGTTCATATAAGCAAAGGTCGCCATGATTAGAACGCCAAAGGCTTGTATTTTGAATGAGCCTTTGGCATCCTGCCAACGAAAGATTGTGTAAATTATTGCCACTGGTGCAACAAATAAAACGGGGTTTTAGATGGAATCCAGAAAACCCCGAATAATCTTGATTTGAATGGTTTTCTCATTACGTGAGAGCGCCGGGGGGTATTATTTAAAGTAAAGTCCTATTCTAATCGAGCAAATCTTAGCGGCTAAGGCGAGAGCTAACAAGTCTGTTTATGCTTACCCCTGATTCTGCGGCTTGAATTGCTAAATTTCTATGGACTTCTGGTGGAATACGAACCATAAACTTACCGCTATAATTTTTAGAAGCTATTGGTAGGGGGACCTTTTCGTTATTATCTTCCATATCTTTAATGACCGATTCCACAGTCTTACGAATACCTTTTAATGCAGACTCAGGAGATTTGGCAAGCCAACTTAAACCTGGAAATTCAGCGCATAAGCCGACATATTCTTCGTCCTCAGGAGACCAGGTAACTCTATATGTATAATGATCATTTTGTAGTGTCATTTTTCACCTCCAATCTTTCAATGGCTTTTATCACTTGCTTGACCTGGTAGATTTTGGTTTTACCTTTGCTGTTTTGAATATTAACCCGAGGGGTCACCTTGCCATGGTGTTTTTATGCTATGCTCACCTTTCGATGCCCTATTGTTTTAACTCACAAATCAAGGGAGCCAACCTAATTTAACAGTCTGCCGATTTAAAATCATCAACAGCTCTGAAGATAGTTTCGCCAGCCGCCAAATTTTGTGATTTCATGGCCGGATTCTGCCACAACCGGCTCTGCGATAAACCCAGAAACCCAACTGCCGTTGGATAATTCCAATTTTCCAATACCCAGGGGGTGGGGGATCTGTTGGACAAACCGGCCAAATGCCGATGCCGAAAGCGCATAAATTTCAACTTCAATGGCTGCGCCAGCGTTCTCGTCACGGATCAAGCCGGGTTTGGGCGGATCGCTTTCCAGGGCAAACATACGATAGGCGTCAGCCGTATGGGTTGTTTGTAACAGGACCGCACCCAGTTGGGTTAACTGGTGGTGAAGGGCCAATCCCTTAAGATGGGCGCCACAGACCGCAAGCTGTAGGGTGTCACTGGATAAAGTTTCTACAAGCCGCGGCGGCATATCCGAGCCGCATCCCATGGGAAGGTTTGCCTGGGCGTGAAGGAAAGCCCCTGCCTGGAGCAGTTTCAAGTCTTCAAAAGCCTGTCCCACCAGGGTGACGCCAAAGGGAACGGTCGGTGTCAGGCCGGTGGGAACGGCCAGGCTGCAGTAATCCAGCAGGTTCATATAGTTGGTGTAATATCCCAGATTGCTGTTCAGCTGGACGGGATCAGCATTCACTGCATCAATGGTATAACAGGTGCCGGCTGTGGGGGTGACCAGAAAATCAACAGTCTCCAATACGGCATCTGTTTTTTTCTTAAGCGCCTGAAGTTCATAGATACAGGAGAATACCTCCCGGGCTGTCCATGGTTTGCCCTCGCAGATGATTTGACGGGTTACGGGAACGCCGGCATCCGGGTTTTCCAGTAAAAAATCTCCGACCGCAGCGGTGCGTTCCGCCACCCATGGACCCTGATACAGCAATTGGGCCGCATCAAGAAAGGGTGAAAAATCAATTTCAATGCAGGTGCCGCCCATATCCGTGAGCAGATCAATGCTTTTTTGAAAACACTGTTTGTAGTCCGGATTGCCGAAAAAATTAAGATCTTTGGCGGCCGGAATTCCGAAGGTGAATATGGAATTATTAAAGGTTGGTCTCGTGGCGATTGGGGCCTTGCGGGAAAAGGGATCCTGGGGATCGAAAACTGCTGCCGTCTGAAAAATTTTCTCGGCATCCATGGCACACAGGGCAAAGATCGATACACAGTCCAGGCTGCGGCAGGCAGGGACCACACCTGTGGTGCTGAGCAGGCCTTTGCTGGGTTTTACGCCAAGAATATTGTTAAAGGCGGCCGGCACCCGGCCCGACCCTGCGGTGTCCGTTCCCAGGGAAAAACTGCACATCCCCTTTGCCAGGGCAACGGCCGAGCCGCTGCTGGAACCGCCGGAAATATAATCGGGATCAAAGCTGTTTTTGCAGGCACCATGCGGGGATCGTGTTCCCACAAGGCCCGTGGCAAATTGATCCAAATTGGTTTTACCCATGGGGATGGCACCGGCATTGATCAGCTGCTCCACCACAAGCGCCGATTTTTCGGGCGTATAACAATATTGCGGGCACCCGGCGGTGGTGGGAATCCCTGCCAGATCAATATTATCCTTAATGGCAAAGGGTATGCCGTACAATGGCAGCGTTTCGGGTGTTTCGCCTTCCAATCGTTTAAGGTAAGGCCTTATTTCCTCTTGGGTTAACAAACGGATCCAGACATTATTTTGATCTGTGCGGCACAGTTCCATCAATCTGCCGATCAGGTCGTCGGGTGTCAGGGTTCCTTCTTTATAACAATTGTGCAAATGTTCAATGGTCAGATTCATCAGGCATCTCCTTGGCAGGGTTTAATGGAAACCAGGTGCTGGCCAGAAGAGACCAGGTCTCCGGGGGAACAAAAAATCTGGCAGACTTCACCGGAGCAGCATGATTTGAGATCCACCTCCATTTTCATGCATTCAAGAATGGCAATGGTCTGGCCGTCTTCTACAACATCGCCTTCCTTGACCTGCATTTTCCAAAGACTTCCGGAAATGGCGCTGTCGATGGTCTGACATCCCGGCATCACCGCTACTGCATCGGTATCTTCGGTGTGTTCGGGAATTTCACTGCTGAAATTGAGCTGATCGTTCTCTATCCACTGTTGGCGCTCTGCTTCAAAGGCGGTCTGTTGTTTGTCTTTAAACTGATGAATACTCTCTTCGTTTTCTGCCAGAAAGGTCTCGTACTCATCCAGGTCGAATTCGCTCTCCTCAATACGGATGCCGGCCAGGCCGTAGGGCAGATTTTTTCTCATCTCCATCAGGGTATCGTGGTCCACCGGATAGAAGCGGATCTGGTCAAAAAACCGCAGGAGCCAGGGCTTTCCAGATTTGAATTCTTCCGTCACATGATAGCGGTTCCACATCTGAACGGTGCGGCCCACAAACTGGTAACCGCCGGGGCCTTCCATGCCGTAGACACACAGATAGGCCCCGCCGATGCCCACGGCATTTTCCGGGGTCCAGGTCCGGGCGGGATTATATTTGGTGGTGACCAGCCGACATCTTGGGTCCAGGGGGGTGGCCACCGGGGCGCCTAAATAGACATCGCCCAGACCCATCACCAGGTAACTGGCATTGAACAGTACATTTTTCACATCCTCAATGCTGTCAAGTCCGTTGATGCGGCGGATAAATTCGATGTTGGACGGACACCAGGGGGCATCGGGACGCACCGACTGGGTATAGCGTTCAATGGCCTTGTGGGTGGCCGGATCATCCCAGCTCAGGGGCAGATGGACAATCCGGGCCGGAACCTTGCGGTTTTGGCTTCCTGCAAGGGCCTTTTGAACCGATTCAATGGTTTCCAGCAAGGTGTCCAGGGGCTGCAACCGGCTGTCGTAATGGATCTGCAAAGACCTGATACCGGGGGTTAAATCCAGTATGCCCTTAAGTTGTTTTTCCTCCAATGCCAGCATCAGGGTGTGAACATGGAAGCGAAGGGTCAGATCCAGCACAGGTTCCCCAAATTCGATGAGCAGATTTTTGTCGCCGGATCTTCGGCACACCACCTGGATGTCGCCGTCAATGGAAAATTGATGAATAATGGGCGTTTCCGAAGCTGTAAATGCTCTTTGTTTAAATGGCACCACTGATTCGGGAAGTTGTAGATCCTGAATCAATGTTTCCTGATTTTCTTCAAGTATCCGAGCCTCTTCCGGGGTAAGCAACCGAAAGCGGACCCGGCTGCCGGCCTTAAGCTGTCCCATTTTCCACAATTCAGCCTGTACAATGGTCACCGGGCACACAAAGCCGCCAAGGCTTGGGCCGTCCGGTCCCAGGATCACCGGCATGTCACCGGTATAATCCACCGCACCCACGGCATAGGGGGTATCATGGATATTGGACGGGTGAAGTCCGGCCTCTCCGCCATCCTGCCTGGCCCACTCCGGTCCCGGCCCGATCAGGCGGGCACCGGTGCGTGAGGAATTATAATGGACCTCCCACGCCGTGCTGAAAAAGGTCTCCAAATCCTTGGGGGTGAAAAAATCCGGGGCACCGTGGGGACCGTATAACACGCCGATCTCCCATTGGTCCGTGAGGCTGGGCCATTGGGACGGTTCCAGGGCGCAGGGCGCTGATTGTTTTAAATTCCCCGTCCAGAGAACATCTCCGGTCTGGAGGCTGCGGCCGCCATGGCCACCGAACTGCCCCAGGGTAAATGTGGCGCGACTGCCCATATACAACGGGACATCAATGCCACCGCGCACCGCAAGGCAGGCCCTTTGGCCGTCAACTGCAATGCCGCTTTTCAGTTTGGCCCCGGCCGGAGCGGTCACCGGCGTATACCGGGGGACGGGTTCACCGTCCAGGGTGGCCTGGATGTCCGCGCCGGTGAGCACAAAAATCGTTTCCGCATTAAAGGTCAGATCCGGACCTTTGACGGTGATTTCTAAGGCCGCGGCTTCCGGGGGATTTCCGGCAATGCGATTGGCCAGGCGATGGTTGAGCATATCCATGGGGCCCGAAGGCGGCACACCCACAGACCAGTACCCGACCCGGCCGGGAAAGTCCTGCACCGTGGTCTGCATGCCCGGCGCATCCACGCAGATGGTGGGGGCCTGGTAGGTATAGTTGTCCAGGATCCGGGTGGTATAGTTCCCCTCTTGAAAGGCGGGAAATTCACAGATGCTTCGCAAAAGATGAAGATTGGTTTCAATGCCTTTCAGCCGGGTCTCGGCAAGGGCATTTTTCAGGGCAAGGACGGCCTCTTCACGGGTTGGGCCGTGAACGATGAGTTTGGATAAAAGCGGGTCGTAAAAGGCGGAGACAAAGGTGCCGGTGGCAACCCAGCTGTCCACGCGCACAAATTCGGGAAAAGCGACCTGGGTCAAAAGTCCGGTGCTGGGCTGGAACGCTTTTCCGGGATCCTCGGCATAAATGCGTACCTCAATGGCAGCCCCCGAAGGCGTGGGATTCATATCGGCCAAGGGCGGCAGGTCGTTTGCTGCAAGCTGTACCATCCATTCCACCAGATCGATTCCGAAAACCTCCTCGGTGACGCAATGCTCCACCTGAAGCCTGGTGTTCACCTCCAGAAAATAAAACTGATCTGCCTGGGTGTCGTAAACAAACTCCACGGTACCCGCAGATGCATAGCCAACGCCCTGGGCCAGACGCCGGGCCGCTTCATGAAGACTGCTTCGAAGTCCGTCAGACAAACCAGGGGCAGGGGTCTCTTCGATCACTTTCTGGTTTCTTCGCTGAACCGAACAGTCCCGGTCTCCTAAAATCAGTGCGTTGCCCCGGCCGTCCCCGAATATCTGAACTTCAATGTGCCGGGCTGCGGCAATATATTTTTCCAGGAAGAGGCCGCCATCGTTGAAATTGTTTTCACTCAAGCGCTTGATTCGGTCCCAGGCCTGGGAGAGCGCCTGGTCTGATTGGCAAAGTGCCATGCCGATACCGCCACCGCCCGAGGTACTTTTAAGCATGACCGGATAGCCGATGTCCGCGGCCGCCACAAGGGCGTCTTCCAAAGCCGGCAGAAGCTGAGATCCCGGCACCAGCGGCACATCGAATTGTTCAGCCAACTGCCTGGCGCGATGTTTCAGGCCGAACTCCCGGATATGGTCGCCGCTGGGCCCAATGAAGCTTATACCGGCCTTTGCGCACTGGTCGGCAAAATCGGCATTTTCGCTTAAAAAGCCGTATCCCGGGTGGATGGCCTGGGCCCCGCATTGCCGGGCGGCATCTAAAATACCTGTTGTATCCAGGTAACTTTGTGCGGCAGCAGGCGGCCCGATCAGGATACTTTCGTCGGCTTCCAGCACATGCATGGCATGGGCGTCGGCCTCAGAGTAGACCGCGACCGAACCAATATTCATTTTTTTCAGGGTGCGGATGATTCTTACGGCAATCTCACCCCGGTTGGCCACCAGTACTTTTGTGAACATGATTGATTTCCCTTTCAGGCCGGATTCCAGATGGTCATTTCCACGGGCGTGGGGTTATATGCATTGCAGGGGTTGTTGAGCTGGGGGCAGTTGGAGACCAGCACAAGGATATTCATTTTGGCCGTCATCTCCACATATTTCATGGGCTGGGAAATGCCGTCCTCAAAATTGGACCCGCCTTCCGGGTTTACCGGTACGTTCATGAAAAAATTGATGTTGCAGACCTGGTCGCGTTTGTCCATGCCGTTTCCCCAGTCCAGGATTGTCTTTAAAAAGATATCCCTGCACGAGTGCATATACCGCTTGTCAAAGTCATACCGGGCGGTATTGCTTTCGCAGGAGCAGGCGCTGCCCAACGTGTCATGGCGGCCGCAGGTGTCGGCCGTGACCGTGAGCATGATATTGTTCTCATTGGAGCGAATGTCCGTGCCCGTTGAGATATATACGTTTTTTTGTTCTCTCATGGTGTTTGCGGCATGGTAGCGTTCACTGGTGTTGTCCGCGTTAAAAAATATGGTGTCCACGGCCTGATTACCGTGAAGATCGGTGATTCTAAGGGTCTGCCCTTTTTTTACAAGATGCATCCAGCCGTCTCCGGCTGCAACTTTCTGGGTAAATACGGCATCCGAGGGTTCCAGAGTACTTTGGGTCAATGGAATGGTCATTATGGTTCCTTTCATATGCAAACGAATCAAATCAGAATTTGAAAATTAAGATAGCGGTGCCGTCACATTACAAATGATATTGTTCTGTATTGGCGAATCCCCTTTCGTTTTCGGGGCAGAATGTGCGGCAAAGATCATCTCCAAGGGCAGGGGGGCAATCCATGACGGCTATTTTTACGGGTTTTCTTAGATATTGGCTTGAAGGATTCAAGGGGTGCATGCCCGTGTCCAGCACCATCAGGGTATCCATTTCAGCTCTCAGGGTTACGCTGGTGCCGGGTTTTGAAAAATTTTCCACAAAGAACAAATCTCCATTGTCCGCCACCCCTACTTTTGAGAAAAAATTGATGGTTTCAGTAAAATCCCTTGGACCCATGGCGTGTTTGGCAAGTTCCACCATTAAAGAGTCGTAGCCGTTGCGGTAAAAGTCATTGTGGTGGTCCTGGTAACTTTGGGCTCGGAAACGGGCCAGGATCATGTCGGCATCGGACACCCCGCCGATAACATCGTTCCAGCCGCAGGTGTCGACGATGACAGACATGAGAATCCGGCCCATATCCGAATAGATGCAGTGGCCCTGGGTAATATATGAAATATGCTGAATTTTAAGCGTATCCCCCATATTGTAGCGTTCGCTGGGGTTGGCGGCATTGTAGAAAAGCGCCGATGCATTGGCTCCGCCTTCAAGATCCGTGAGCTCTACGGCAGATCCCTTTTTAATAATATGAGACCAGTTCCACCCGCCTGGAACAATCGTTTCAAAGCGCAGTTTTCCTATGGTTTCAATGTTTTGAGGTTCTGTATTATTCATTGTTTGTTCCTTTTTTTTCATGGATTGGCGGCATCAGGACAGATGACAGCACCAGTTTACAGTTTTCAACGCCTTTGCATGCCCGTATCTCTTTGACGATTTTGTTCAGTGTGTCCACAGGACCCTGAACCAGGAGCACTTCAAGGGAGTAGTCCTTTTCAAGCAGTACATTGAGGCAGGAGATTACCGAATCAATATGATTGCGTTGAATGCTGACCAGACGGGGCTTCAAGTCCGCCTGGGCCTCATTGTAAAGCAGGGTGATGGTGCCTGCCATGATGCGGCTGCCGCTTTGTTCATAATGGTCTAAAATGGTGTTGCGAATCATCTGGGCAACGGCCTGGCTGCGGTTGCGATATCCGCCGTCGCCAACCATCCGGTCCAGTTCCTCTGTCAGCTGCACCGGCAGAGAAACGCTTATTCTCTGGGTTTTATCGTTGTTTGAATTGCTCATTGGGGTTTTCCTTTTTCATGCCGGTTACAGGATATCGTCATTTACCTGGGTCAGGCGGATGATGGGAAGGCGGTCCTCGTCATCATTATGGGGGTGAATCAGGCTTTCGATATGGGCCTTGGTGGCCAGAAATTCCGGGTTCAGGTGCTGTTTGACCGAACGGGGCTGTTCCACCGGCACCTCAATGATTTCCCGGACCCGCCCCGGGCGGGCGTCCAGCACCAGGATCCGGTCCGATAGATAAACGGCTTCATCCAGGTCATGGGTGATGAAGATGATCGTGATATCCACATTCTGCCAGATCTGGAGCAGGTAGGCCTGCATTTTTGCCCGGGTCTGGGCATCCAGTGCACCAAAGGGCTCATCCATCAACAACACCCTGGGTTGGTTGGCCAGGGCCCGGGCAATGGCCACCCGCTGCTGCATGCCGCCGGAGAGCTGGTGGGGGTAGTGGTCGGCAAACTGATCCAGTCCCACCATGTCGATCCACTGCATGGCTTCGGCCTCTGCCTG contains:
- a CDS encoding phage regulatory CII family protein — its product is MMDFEALKDAITDILSHHQMAVSKVGAKHVFAVLKKGQSTGYNEMNPAFAMERIEFMARPEADRPAQTHKLDLVDFMLGMVMTKDVTPLILLNSFFNIISFQPPDVTLDEAGLLELLQRVNKEYFDVNNEVMDRLKDGVFDCEDAKVVSKESMHLINVGAQLKYFSDKKISETSGYAATMENR
- a CDS encoding toxin-antitoxin system HicB family antitoxin; this translates as MTLQNDHYTYRVTWSPEDEEYVGLCAEFPGLSWLAKSPESALKGIRKTVESVIKDMEDNNEKVPLPIASKNYSGKFMVRIPPEVHRNLAIQAAESGVSINRLVSSRLSR
- a CDS encoding ribbon-helix-helix protein, CopG family — protein: MSNSNNDKTQRISVSLPVQLTEELDRMVGDGGYRNRSQAVAQMIRNTILDHYEQSGSRIMAGTITLLYNEAQADLKPRLVSIQRNHIDSVISCLNVLLEKDYSLEVLLVQGPVDTLNKIVKEIRACKGVENCKLVLSSVLMPPIHEKKGTNNE
- a CDS encoding urea amidolyase associated protein UAAP2, which gives rise to MTIPLTQSTLEPSDAVFTQKVAAGDGWMHLVKKGQTLRITDLHGNQAVDTIFFNADNTSERYHAANTMREQKNVYISTGTDIRSNENNIMLTVTADTCGRHDTLGSACSCESNTARYDFDKRYMHSCRDIFLKTILDWGNGMDKRDQVCNINFFMNVPVNPEGGSNFEDGISQPMKYVEMTAKMNILVLVSNCPQLNNPCNAYNPTPVEMTIWNPA
- the uca gene encoding urea carboxylase, whose amino-acid sequence is MFTKVLVANRGEIAVRIIRTLKKMNIGSVAVYSEADAHAMHVLEADESILIGPPAAAQSYLDTTGILDAARQCGAQAIHPGYGFLSENADFADQCAKAGISFIGPSGDHIREFGLKHRARQLAEQFDVPLVPGSQLLPALEDALVAAADIGYPVMLKSTSGGGGIGMALCQSDQALSQAWDRIKRLSENNFNDGGLFLEKYIAAARHIEVQIFGDGRGNALILGDRDCSVQRRNQKVIEETPAPGLSDGLRSSLHEAARRLAQGVGYASAGTVEFVYDTQADQFYFLEVNTRLQVEHCVTEEVFGIDLVEWMVQLAANDLPPLADMNPTPSGAAIEVRIYAEDPGKAFQPSTGLLTQVAFPEFVRVDSWVATGTFVSAFYDPLLSKLIVHGPTREEAVLALKNALAETRLKGIETNLHLLRSICEFPAFQEGNYTTRILDNYTYQAPTICVDAPGMQTTVQDFPGRVGYWSVGVPPSGPMDMLNHRLANRIAGNPPEAAALEITVKGPDLTFNAETIFVLTGADIQATLDGEPVPRYTPVTAPAGAKLKSGIAVDGQRACLAVRGGIDVPLYMGSRATFTLGQFGGHGGRSLQTGDVLWTGNLKQSAPCALEPSQWPSLTDQWEIGVLYGPHGAPDFFTPKDLETFFSTAWEVHYNSSRTGARLIGPGPEWARQDGGEAGLHPSNIHDTPYAVGAVDYTGDMPVILGPDGPSLGGFVCPVTIVQAELWKMGQLKAGSRVRFRLLTPEEARILEENQETLIQDLQLPESVVPFKQRAFTASETPIIHQFSIDGDIQVVCRRSGDKNLLIEFGEPVLDLTLRFHVHTLMLALEEKQLKGILDLTPGIRSLQIHYDSRLQPLDTLLETIESVQKALAGSQNRKVPARIVHLPLSWDDPATHKAIERYTQSVRPDAPWCPSNIEFIRRINGLDSIEDVKNVLFNASYLVMGLGDVYLGAPVATPLDPRCRLVTTKYNPARTWTPENAVGIGGAYLCVYGMEGPGGYQFVGRTVQMWNRYHVTEEFKSGKPWLLRFFDQIRFYPVDHDTLMEMRKNLPYGLAGIRIEESEFDLDEYETFLAENEESIHQFKDKQQTAFEAERQQWIENDQLNFSSEIPEHTEDTDAVAVMPGCQTIDSAISGSLWKMQVKEGDVVEDGQTIAILECMKMEVDLKSCCSGEVCQIFCSPGDLVSSGQHLVSIKPCQGDA
- a CDS encoding urea amidolyase associated protein UAAP1; translation: MNNTEPQNIETIGKLRFETIVPGGWNWSHIIKKGSAVELTDLEGGANASALFYNAANPSERYNMGDTLKIQHISYITQGHCIYSDMGRILMSVIVDTCGWNDVIGGVSDADMILARFRAQSYQDHHNDFYRNGYDSLMVELAKHAMGPRDFTETINFFSKVGVADNGDLFFVENFSKPGTSVTLRAEMDTLMVLDTGMHPLNPSSQYLRKPVKIAVMDCPPALGDDLCRTFCPENERGFANTEQYHL
- the atzF gene encoding allophanate hydrolase, giving the protein MNLTIEHLHNCYKEGTLTPDDLIGRLMELCRTDQNNVWIRLLTQEEIRPYLKRLEGETPETLPLYGIPFAIKDNIDLAGIPTTAGCPQYCYTPEKSALVVEQLINAGAIPMGKTNLDQFATGLVGTRSPHGACKNSFDPDYISGGSSSGSAVALAKGMCSFSLGTDTAGSGRVPAAFNNILGVKPSKGLLSTTGVVPACRSLDCVSIFALCAMDAEKIFQTAAVFDPQDPFSRKAPIATRPTFNNSIFTFGIPAAKDLNFFGNPDYKQCFQKSIDLLTDMGGTCIEIDFSPFLDAAQLLYQGPWVAERTAAVGDFLLENPDAGVPVTRQIICEGKPWTAREVFSCIYELQALKKKTDAVLETVDFLVTPTAGTCYTIDAVNADPVQLNSNLGYYTNYMNLLDYCSLAVPTGLTPTVPFGVTLVGQAFEDLKLLQAGAFLHAQANLPMGCGSDMPPRLVETLSSDTLQLAVCGAHLKGLALHHQLTQLGAVLLQTTHTADAYRMFALESDPPKPGLIRDENAGAAIEVEIYALSASAFGRFVQQIPHPLGIGKLELSNGSWVSGFIAEPVVAESGHEITKFGGWRNYLQSC
- a CDS encoding ABC transporter ATP-binding protein, whose product is MSILTLPSYKDQSPKVADRFKRLKKRDVILEAENITKVFHAEMGDITALESVSFKAYRREFLSVIGASGCGKSTLIRILSGLETATSGQVLLDGTTVEKPGPERGMVFQGYTLFPWLTVKKNVMFGLEVAGKSQAEAEAMQWIDMVGLDQFADHYPHQLSGGMQQRVAIARALANQPRVLLMDEPFGALDAQTRAKMQAYLLQIWQNVDITIIFITHDLDEAVYLSDRILVLDARPGRVREIIEVPVEQPRSVKQHLNPEFLATKAHIESLIHPHNDDEDRLPIIRLTQVNDDIL